In a genomic window of Orcinus orca chromosome 12, mOrcOrc1.1, whole genome shotgun sequence:
- the IL20RA gene encoding interleukin-20 receptor subunit alpha isoform X1: MCAPRPPAKTAAIGAPAPGLPALPLLLLLVAAPTGRAVSCVSGGLPKPTNITFLSINMKNILQWNPPQGLQGVEVTYSVQYFIRYGQKKWLNKSECRNISRTYCDLSAETSDYERQYYAKAKAIWGTNCSKWAETGRFYPLLETQIGPPEVALTTDEKSISIVLTAPKKWKKNPEESSISLEQIYSNLKYNVSIHNTKSNRTWSQCVTNRTLVFGWLEPDTLYCVLVESFVPGPPRLVQPSEKQCVSTLKDQTSTLKVKIIFCYVLPISVTVFIFSVMCYSMYRYTYVGKEKHPANLILIYGNEFDKRVFVPAEKVVINFITLNILEDSKTSHKDISVMEKSNDASDLNEPSKDQEPHQEEVEVKHLGYASHVVDIVYDPEKSTQGTSLSQQEPPSRTMPTDKTVIEYECDVRTSDISVGPGDQEFNLQEEVSLQGKLSEQQATLADLGPQTLPYSYTPQLRDLDHLPQGHVDTEEGPEAEPSTTLVDWDPRTGRLCIPSLSSFELDSERCKHPESEGLEEEGLLSRLYQDRAPDKTLEEHEAYLMQFMEEWGLYVQMED, encoded by the exons ATGTGCGCCCCCCGACCCCCAGCGAAGACGGCTGCCATAGGGGCCCCGGCACCCGGCCTCCCGGctctgccgctgctgctgctgctggtggccGCGCCGACGGGACGGGCAG TTTCCTGTGTCTCTGGTGGTCTGCCTAAACCTACAAATATAACCTTCTTATCTATAAACATGAAGAATATCCTACAGTGGAACCCACCACAGGGCCTACAAGGAGTGGAAGTTACTTATTCTGTGCAGTATTTCAT CAGATATGGGCAAAAGAAATGGCTGAATAAATCCGAATGCAGAAATATCAGTAGGACCTACTGTGATCTCTCTGCTGAAACTTCTGACTACGAACGTCAATATTATGCCAAAGCTAAGGCCATCTGGGGAACGAATTGTTCTAAATGGGCAGAAACTGGACGATTCTATCCTCTTTTAGAAA CACAAATTGGCCCACCAGAGGTTGCTTTGACTACTGATGAGAAATCCATATCTATTGTTCTGACGGCTCCAAAGAAGTGGAAGAAAAACCCAGAAGAAAGCTCTATTTCCCTGGAACAAATATACTCTAATCTGAAGTATAATGTGTCCATACATAATACTAAATCAAATAGAACG TGGTCCCAGTGTGTGACAAACCGAACGCTGGTATTCGGCTGGCTGGAGCCGGACACTCTGTACTGCGTCCTCGTGGAGTCCTTCGTCCCAGGCCCTCCTCGCCTTGTTCAGCCGTCTGAGAAGCAGTGTGTCAGTACTTTGAAAG ATCAAACATCAACACTGAAGGTTAAAATCATCTTCTGCTATGTTCTGCCCATATCTGttactgtgtttattttttctgtgatgTGCTACTCCATGTACAGATATACCTACGTCGGCAAAGAGAAACACCCAGCAAATCTG ATTTTGATTTATGGAAATGAATTTGACAAAAGAGTCTTTGTACCTGCTGAAAAAGTTGTGATTAACTTTATCACCCTCAATATTTTGGAGGATTCTAAAACTTCTCATAAGGATATAAGTGTAATGGAAAAAAGCAATGATGCCTCAGACCTGAATGAGCCCAGCAAGGACCAGGAGCCCCATCAGGAGGAAGTGGAGGTGAAACACCTGGGATATGCTTCCCATGTGGTGGACATTGTGTATGACCCTGAGAAAAGCACCCAAGGGACTTCCTTAAGCCAGCAAGAGCCACCCAGCAGGACAATGCCCACAGATAAAACAGTCATCGAATATGAATGTGATGTAAGAACTAGTGACATTTCTGTGGGGCCTGGAGACCAGGAGTTCAATTTGCAGGAGGAAGTGTCCCTACAAGGAAAGTTATCTGAGCAACAGGCAACTTTAGCAGACTTGGGTCCACAAACACTACCATATTCATATACCCCTCAGCTCAGAGACTTGGACCACCTGCCGCAGGGGCATGTGGACACAGAGGAGGGGCCAGAGGCAGAACCATCAACCACACTGGTCGATTGGGACCCTCGGACTGGCAGGCTGTGTATACCTTCATTATCCAGCTTTGAACTTGACTCAGAGAGATGTAAGCATCCTGAGTCTGAGGGACTCGAGGAGGAGGGCCTCTTATCTAGACTCTACCAGGATCGGGCTCCAGACAAGACACTGGAGGAACATGAAGCCTATCTCATGCAGTTTATGGAGGAATGGGGATTATATGTACAAATGGAAGACTAA
- the IL20RA gene encoding interleukin-20 receptor subunit alpha isoform X2 — protein MCAPRPPAKTAAIGAPAPGLPALPLLLLLVAAPTGRAVSCVSGGLPKPTNITFLSINMKNILQWNPPQGLQGVEVTYSVQYFIYGQKKWLNKSECRNISRTYCDLSAETSDYERQYYAKAKAIWGTNCSKWAETGRFYPLLETQIGPPEVALTTDEKSISIVLTAPKKWKKNPEESSISLEQIYSNLKYNVSIHNTKSNRTWSQCVTNRTLVFGWLEPDTLYCVLVESFVPGPPRLVQPSEKQCVSTLKDQTSTLKVKIIFCYVLPISVTVFIFSVMCYSMYRYTYVGKEKHPANLILIYGNEFDKRVFVPAEKVVINFITLNILEDSKTSHKDISVMEKSNDASDLNEPSKDQEPHQEEVEVKHLGYASHVVDIVYDPEKSTQGTSLSQQEPPSRTMPTDKTVIEYECDVRTSDISVGPGDQEFNLQEEVSLQGKLSEQQATLADLGPQTLPYSYTPQLRDLDHLPQGHVDTEEGPEAEPSTTLVDWDPRTGRLCIPSLSSFELDSERCKHPESEGLEEEGLLSRLYQDRAPDKTLEEHEAYLMQFMEEWGLYVQMED, from the exons ATGTGCGCCCCCCGACCCCCAGCGAAGACGGCTGCCATAGGGGCCCCGGCACCCGGCCTCCCGGctctgccgctgctgctgctgctggtggccGCGCCGACGGGACGGGCAG TTTCCTGTGTCTCTGGTGGTCTGCCTAAACCTACAAATATAACCTTCTTATCTATAAACATGAAGAATATCCTACAGTGGAACCCACCACAGGGCCTACAAGGAGTGGAAGTTACTTATTCTGTGCAGTATTTCAT ATATGGGCAAAAGAAATGGCTGAATAAATCCGAATGCAGAAATATCAGTAGGACCTACTGTGATCTCTCTGCTGAAACTTCTGACTACGAACGTCAATATTATGCCAAAGCTAAGGCCATCTGGGGAACGAATTGTTCTAAATGGGCAGAAACTGGACGATTCTATCCTCTTTTAGAAA CACAAATTGGCCCACCAGAGGTTGCTTTGACTACTGATGAGAAATCCATATCTATTGTTCTGACGGCTCCAAAGAAGTGGAAGAAAAACCCAGAAGAAAGCTCTATTTCCCTGGAACAAATATACTCTAATCTGAAGTATAATGTGTCCATACATAATACTAAATCAAATAGAACG TGGTCCCAGTGTGTGACAAACCGAACGCTGGTATTCGGCTGGCTGGAGCCGGACACTCTGTACTGCGTCCTCGTGGAGTCCTTCGTCCCAGGCCCTCCTCGCCTTGTTCAGCCGTCTGAGAAGCAGTGTGTCAGTACTTTGAAAG ATCAAACATCAACACTGAAGGTTAAAATCATCTTCTGCTATGTTCTGCCCATATCTGttactgtgtttattttttctgtgatgTGCTACTCCATGTACAGATATACCTACGTCGGCAAAGAGAAACACCCAGCAAATCTG ATTTTGATTTATGGAAATGAATTTGACAAAAGAGTCTTTGTACCTGCTGAAAAAGTTGTGATTAACTTTATCACCCTCAATATTTTGGAGGATTCTAAAACTTCTCATAAGGATATAAGTGTAATGGAAAAAAGCAATGATGCCTCAGACCTGAATGAGCCCAGCAAGGACCAGGAGCCCCATCAGGAGGAAGTGGAGGTGAAACACCTGGGATATGCTTCCCATGTGGTGGACATTGTGTATGACCCTGAGAAAAGCACCCAAGGGACTTCCTTAAGCCAGCAAGAGCCACCCAGCAGGACAATGCCCACAGATAAAACAGTCATCGAATATGAATGTGATGTAAGAACTAGTGACATTTCTGTGGGGCCTGGAGACCAGGAGTTCAATTTGCAGGAGGAAGTGTCCCTACAAGGAAAGTTATCTGAGCAACAGGCAACTTTAGCAGACTTGGGTCCACAAACACTACCATATTCATATACCCCTCAGCTCAGAGACTTGGACCACCTGCCGCAGGGGCATGTGGACACAGAGGAGGGGCCAGAGGCAGAACCATCAACCACACTGGTCGATTGGGACCCTCGGACTGGCAGGCTGTGTATACCTTCATTATCCAGCTTTGAACTTGACTCAGAGAGATGTAAGCATCCTGAGTCTGAGGGACTCGAGGAGGAGGGCCTCTTATCTAGACTCTACCAGGATCGGGCTCCAGACAAGACACTGGAGGAACATGAAGCCTATCTCATGCAGTTTATGGAGGAATGGGGATTATATGTACAAATGGAAGACTAA
- the IL20RA gene encoding interleukin-20 receptor subunit alpha isoform X6 has product MYNFTSRYGQKKWLNKSECRNISRTYCDLSAETSDYERQYYAKAKAIWGTNCSKWAETGRFYPLLETQIGPPEVALTTDEKSISIVLTAPKKWKKNPEESSISLEQIYSNLKYNVSIHNTKSNRTWSQCVTNRTLVFGWLEPDTLYCVLVESFVPGPPRLVQPSEKQCVSTLKDQTSTLKVKIIFCYVLPISVTVFIFSVMCYSMYRYTYVGKEKHPANLILIYGNEFDKRVFVPAEKVVINFITLNILEDSKTSHKDISVMEKSNDASDLNEPSKDQEPHQEEVEVKHLGYASHVVDIVYDPEKSTQGTSLSQQEPPSRTMPTDKTVIEYECDVRTSDISVGPGDQEFNLQEEVSLQGKLSEQQATLADLGPQTLPYSYTPQLRDLDHLPQGHVDTEEGPEAEPSTTLVDWDPRTGRLCIPSLSSFELDSERCKHPESEGLEEEGLLSRLYQDRAPDKTLEEHEAYLMQFMEEWGLYVQMED; this is encoded by the exons ATGTACAATTTTACCAG CAGATATGGGCAAAAGAAATGGCTGAATAAATCCGAATGCAGAAATATCAGTAGGACCTACTGTGATCTCTCTGCTGAAACTTCTGACTACGAACGTCAATATTATGCCAAAGCTAAGGCCATCTGGGGAACGAATTGTTCTAAATGGGCAGAAACTGGACGATTCTATCCTCTTTTAGAAA CACAAATTGGCCCACCAGAGGTTGCTTTGACTACTGATGAGAAATCCATATCTATTGTTCTGACGGCTCCAAAGAAGTGGAAGAAAAACCCAGAAGAAAGCTCTATTTCCCTGGAACAAATATACTCTAATCTGAAGTATAATGTGTCCATACATAATACTAAATCAAATAGAACG TGGTCCCAGTGTGTGACAAACCGAACGCTGGTATTCGGCTGGCTGGAGCCGGACACTCTGTACTGCGTCCTCGTGGAGTCCTTCGTCCCAGGCCCTCCTCGCCTTGTTCAGCCGTCTGAGAAGCAGTGTGTCAGTACTTTGAAAG ATCAAACATCAACACTGAAGGTTAAAATCATCTTCTGCTATGTTCTGCCCATATCTGttactgtgtttattttttctgtgatgTGCTACTCCATGTACAGATATACCTACGTCGGCAAAGAGAAACACCCAGCAAATCTG ATTTTGATTTATGGAAATGAATTTGACAAAAGAGTCTTTGTACCTGCTGAAAAAGTTGTGATTAACTTTATCACCCTCAATATTTTGGAGGATTCTAAAACTTCTCATAAGGATATAAGTGTAATGGAAAAAAGCAATGATGCCTCAGACCTGAATGAGCCCAGCAAGGACCAGGAGCCCCATCAGGAGGAAGTGGAGGTGAAACACCTGGGATATGCTTCCCATGTGGTGGACATTGTGTATGACCCTGAGAAAAGCACCCAAGGGACTTCCTTAAGCCAGCAAGAGCCACCCAGCAGGACAATGCCCACAGATAAAACAGTCATCGAATATGAATGTGATGTAAGAACTAGTGACATTTCTGTGGGGCCTGGAGACCAGGAGTTCAATTTGCAGGAGGAAGTGTCCCTACAAGGAAAGTTATCTGAGCAACAGGCAACTTTAGCAGACTTGGGTCCACAAACACTACCATATTCATATACCCCTCAGCTCAGAGACTTGGACCACCTGCCGCAGGGGCATGTGGACACAGAGGAGGGGCCAGAGGCAGAACCATCAACCACACTGGTCGATTGGGACCCTCGGACTGGCAGGCTGTGTATACCTTCATTATCCAGCTTTGAACTTGACTCAGAGAGATGTAAGCATCCTGAGTCTGAGGGACTCGAGGAGGAGGGCCTCTTATCTAGACTCTACCAGGATCGGGCTCCAGACAAGACACTGGAGGAACATGAAGCCTATCTCATGCAGTTTATGGAGGAATGGGGATTATATGTACAAATGGAAGACTAA
- the IL20RA gene encoding interleukin-20 receptor subunit alpha isoform X7, with protein MYNFTRYGQKKWLNKSECRNISRTYCDLSAETSDYERQYYAKAKAIWGTNCSKWAETGRFYPLLETQIGPPEVALTTDEKSISIVLTAPKKWKKNPEESSISLEQIYSNLKYNVSIHNTKSNRTWSQCVTNRTLVFGWLEPDTLYCVLVESFVPGPPRLVQPSEKQCVSTLKDQTSTLKVKIIFCYVLPISVTVFIFSVMCYSMYRYTYVGKEKHPANLILIYGNEFDKRVFVPAEKVVINFITLNILEDSKTSHKDISVMEKSNDASDLNEPSKDQEPHQEEVEVKHLGYASHVVDIVYDPEKSTQGTSLSQQEPPSRTMPTDKTVIEYECDVRTSDISVGPGDQEFNLQEEVSLQGKLSEQQATLADLGPQTLPYSYTPQLRDLDHLPQGHVDTEEGPEAEPSTTLVDWDPRTGRLCIPSLSSFELDSERCKHPESEGLEEEGLLSRLYQDRAPDKTLEEHEAYLMQFMEEWGLYVQMED; from the exons ATGTACAATTTTACCAG ATATGGGCAAAAGAAATGGCTGAATAAATCCGAATGCAGAAATATCAGTAGGACCTACTGTGATCTCTCTGCTGAAACTTCTGACTACGAACGTCAATATTATGCCAAAGCTAAGGCCATCTGGGGAACGAATTGTTCTAAATGGGCAGAAACTGGACGATTCTATCCTCTTTTAGAAA CACAAATTGGCCCACCAGAGGTTGCTTTGACTACTGATGAGAAATCCATATCTATTGTTCTGACGGCTCCAAAGAAGTGGAAGAAAAACCCAGAAGAAAGCTCTATTTCCCTGGAACAAATATACTCTAATCTGAAGTATAATGTGTCCATACATAATACTAAATCAAATAGAACG TGGTCCCAGTGTGTGACAAACCGAACGCTGGTATTCGGCTGGCTGGAGCCGGACACTCTGTACTGCGTCCTCGTGGAGTCCTTCGTCCCAGGCCCTCCTCGCCTTGTTCAGCCGTCTGAGAAGCAGTGTGTCAGTACTTTGAAAG ATCAAACATCAACACTGAAGGTTAAAATCATCTTCTGCTATGTTCTGCCCATATCTGttactgtgtttattttttctgtgatgTGCTACTCCATGTACAGATATACCTACGTCGGCAAAGAGAAACACCCAGCAAATCTG ATTTTGATTTATGGAAATGAATTTGACAAAAGAGTCTTTGTACCTGCTGAAAAAGTTGTGATTAACTTTATCACCCTCAATATTTTGGAGGATTCTAAAACTTCTCATAAGGATATAAGTGTAATGGAAAAAAGCAATGATGCCTCAGACCTGAATGAGCCCAGCAAGGACCAGGAGCCCCATCAGGAGGAAGTGGAGGTGAAACACCTGGGATATGCTTCCCATGTGGTGGACATTGTGTATGACCCTGAGAAAAGCACCCAAGGGACTTCCTTAAGCCAGCAAGAGCCACCCAGCAGGACAATGCCCACAGATAAAACAGTCATCGAATATGAATGTGATGTAAGAACTAGTGACATTTCTGTGGGGCCTGGAGACCAGGAGTTCAATTTGCAGGAGGAAGTGTCCCTACAAGGAAAGTTATCTGAGCAACAGGCAACTTTAGCAGACTTGGGTCCACAAACACTACCATATTCATATACCCCTCAGCTCAGAGACTTGGACCACCTGCCGCAGGGGCATGTGGACACAGAGGAGGGGCCAGAGGCAGAACCATCAACCACACTGGTCGATTGGGACCCTCGGACTGGCAGGCTGTGTATACCTTCATTATCCAGCTTTGAACTTGACTCAGAGAGATGTAAGCATCCTGAGTCTGAGGGACTCGAGGAGGAGGGCCTCTTATCTAGACTCTACCAGGATCGGGCTCCAGACAAGACACTGGAGGAACATGAAGCCTATCTCATGCAGTTTATGGAGGAATGGGGATTATATGTACAAATGGAAGACTAA
- the IL20RA gene encoding interleukin-20 receptor subunit alpha isoform X3: protein MKNILQWNPPQGLQGVEVTYSVQYFIRYGQKKWLNKSECRNISRTYCDLSAETSDYERQYYAKAKAIWGTNCSKWAETGRFYPLLETQIGPPEVALTTDEKSISIVLTAPKKWKKNPEESSISLEQIYSNLKYNVSIHNTKSNRTWSQCVTNRTLVFGWLEPDTLYCVLVESFVPGPPRLVQPSEKQCVSTLKDQTSTLKVKIIFCYVLPISVTVFIFSVMCYSMYRYTYVGKEKHPANLILIYGNEFDKRVFVPAEKVVINFITLNILEDSKTSHKDISVMEKSNDASDLNEPSKDQEPHQEEVEVKHLGYASHVVDIVYDPEKSTQGTSLSQQEPPSRTMPTDKTVIEYECDVRTSDISVGPGDQEFNLQEEVSLQGKLSEQQATLADLGPQTLPYSYTPQLRDLDHLPQGHVDTEEGPEAEPSTTLVDWDPRTGRLCIPSLSSFELDSERCKHPESEGLEEEGLLSRLYQDRAPDKTLEEHEAYLMQFMEEWGLYVQMED, encoded by the exons ATGAAGAATATCCTACAGTGGAACCCACCACAGGGCCTACAAGGAGTGGAAGTTACTTATTCTGTGCAGTATTTCAT CAGATATGGGCAAAAGAAATGGCTGAATAAATCCGAATGCAGAAATATCAGTAGGACCTACTGTGATCTCTCTGCTGAAACTTCTGACTACGAACGTCAATATTATGCCAAAGCTAAGGCCATCTGGGGAACGAATTGTTCTAAATGGGCAGAAACTGGACGATTCTATCCTCTTTTAGAAA CACAAATTGGCCCACCAGAGGTTGCTTTGACTACTGATGAGAAATCCATATCTATTGTTCTGACGGCTCCAAAGAAGTGGAAGAAAAACCCAGAAGAAAGCTCTATTTCCCTGGAACAAATATACTCTAATCTGAAGTATAATGTGTCCATACATAATACTAAATCAAATAGAACG TGGTCCCAGTGTGTGACAAACCGAACGCTGGTATTCGGCTGGCTGGAGCCGGACACTCTGTACTGCGTCCTCGTGGAGTCCTTCGTCCCAGGCCCTCCTCGCCTTGTTCAGCCGTCTGAGAAGCAGTGTGTCAGTACTTTGAAAG ATCAAACATCAACACTGAAGGTTAAAATCATCTTCTGCTATGTTCTGCCCATATCTGttactgtgtttattttttctgtgatgTGCTACTCCATGTACAGATATACCTACGTCGGCAAAGAGAAACACCCAGCAAATCTG ATTTTGATTTATGGAAATGAATTTGACAAAAGAGTCTTTGTACCTGCTGAAAAAGTTGTGATTAACTTTATCACCCTCAATATTTTGGAGGATTCTAAAACTTCTCATAAGGATATAAGTGTAATGGAAAAAAGCAATGATGCCTCAGACCTGAATGAGCCCAGCAAGGACCAGGAGCCCCATCAGGAGGAAGTGGAGGTGAAACACCTGGGATATGCTTCCCATGTGGTGGACATTGTGTATGACCCTGAGAAAAGCACCCAAGGGACTTCCTTAAGCCAGCAAGAGCCACCCAGCAGGACAATGCCCACAGATAAAACAGTCATCGAATATGAATGTGATGTAAGAACTAGTGACATTTCTGTGGGGCCTGGAGACCAGGAGTTCAATTTGCAGGAGGAAGTGTCCCTACAAGGAAAGTTATCTGAGCAACAGGCAACTTTAGCAGACTTGGGTCCACAAACACTACCATATTCATATACCCCTCAGCTCAGAGACTTGGACCACCTGCCGCAGGGGCATGTGGACACAGAGGAGGGGCCAGAGGCAGAACCATCAACCACACTGGTCGATTGGGACCCTCGGACTGGCAGGCTGTGTATACCTTCATTATCCAGCTTTGAACTTGACTCAGAGAGATGTAAGCATCCTGAGTCTGAGGGACTCGAGGAGGAGGGCCTCTTATCTAGACTCTACCAGGATCGGGCTCCAGACAAGACACTGGAGGAACATGAAGCCTATCTCATGCAGTTTATGGAGGAATGGGGATTATATGTACAAATGGAAGACTAA
- the IL20RA gene encoding interleukin-20 receptor subunit alpha isoform X4 — MTRFWQKGSSRYGQKKWLNKSECRNISRTYCDLSAETSDYERQYYAKAKAIWGTNCSKWAETGRFYPLLETQIGPPEVALTTDEKSISIVLTAPKKWKKNPEESSISLEQIYSNLKYNVSIHNTKSNRTWSQCVTNRTLVFGWLEPDTLYCVLVESFVPGPPRLVQPSEKQCVSTLKDQTSTLKVKIIFCYVLPISVTVFIFSVMCYSMYRYTYVGKEKHPANLILIYGNEFDKRVFVPAEKVVINFITLNILEDSKTSHKDISVMEKSNDASDLNEPSKDQEPHQEEVEVKHLGYASHVVDIVYDPEKSTQGTSLSQQEPPSRTMPTDKTVIEYECDVRTSDISVGPGDQEFNLQEEVSLQGKLSEQQATLADLGPQTLPYSYTPQLRDLDHLPQGHVDTEEGPEAEPSTTLVDWDPRTGRLCIPSLSSFELDSERCKHPESEGLEEEGLLSRLYQDRAPDKTLEEHEAYLMQFMEEWGLYVQMED; from the exons ATGACAAGATTTTGGCAAAAAGGGAGCAG CAGATATGGGCAAAAGAAATGGCTGAATAAATCCGAATGCAGAAATATCAGTAGGACCTACTGTGATCTCTCTGCTGAAACTTCTGACTACGAACGTCAATATTATGCCAAAGCTAAGGCCATCTGGGGAACGAATTGTTCTAAATGGGCAGAAACTGGACGATTCTATCCTCTTTTAGAAA CACAAATTGGCCCACCAGAGGTTGCTTTGACTACTGATGAGAAATCCATATCTATTGTTCTGACGGCTCCAAAGAAGTGGAAGAAAAACCCAGAAGAAAGCTCTATTTCCCTGGAACAAATATACTCTAATCTGAAGTATAATGTGTCCATACATAATACTAAATCAAATAGAACG TGGTCCCAGTGTGTGACAAACCGAACGCTGGTATTCGGCTGGCTGGAGCCGGACACTCTGTACTGCGTCCTCGTGGAGTCCTTCGTCCCAGGCCCTCCTCGCCTTGTTCAGCCGTCTGAGAAGCAGTGTGTCAGTACTTTGAAAG ATCAAACATCAACACTGAAGGTTAAAATCATCTTCTGCTATGTTCTGCCCATATCTGttactgtgtttattttttctgtgatgTGCTACTCCATGTACAGATATACCTACGTCGGCAAAGAGAAACACCCAGCAAATCTG ATTTTGATTTATGGAAATGAATTTGACAAAAGAGTCTTTGTACCTGCTGAAAAAGTTGTGATTAACTTTATCACCCTCAATATTTTGGAGGATTCTAAAACTTCTCATAAGGATATAAGTGTAATGGAAAAAAGCAATGATGCCTCAGACCTGAATGAGCCCAGCAAGGACCAGGAGCCCCATCAGGAGGAAGTGGAGGTGAAACACCTGGGATATGCTTCCCATGTGGTGGACATTGTGTATGACCCTGAGAAAAGCACCCAAGGGACTTCCTTAAGCCAGCAAGAGCCACCCAGCAGGACAATGCCCACAGATAAAACAGTCATCGAATATGAATGTGATGTAAGAACTAGTGACATTTCTGTGGGGCCTGGAGACCAGGAGTTCAATTTGCAGGAGGAAGTGTCCCTACAAGGAAAGTTATCTGAGCAACAGGCAACTTTAGCAGACTTGGGTCCACAAACACTACCATATTCATATACCCCTCAGCTCAGAGACTTGGACCACCTGCCGCAGGGGCATGTGGACACAGAGGAGGGGCCAGAGGCAGAACCATCAACCACACTGGTCGATTGGGACCCTCGGACTGGCAGGCTGTGTATACCTTCATTATCCAGCTTTGAACTTGACTCAGAGAGATGTAAGCATCCTGAGTCTGAGGGACTCGAGGAGGAGGGCCTCTTATCTAGACTCTACCAGGATCGGGCTCCAGACAAGACACTGGAGGAACATGAAGCCTATCTCATGCAGTTTATGGAGGAATGGGGATTATATGTACAAATGGAAGACTAA
- the IL20RA gene encoding interleukin-20 receptor subunit alpha isoform X5, with amino-acid sequence MTRFWQKGSRYGQKKWLNKSECRNISRTYCDLSAETSDYERQYYAKAKAIWGTNCSKWAETGRFYPLLETQIGPPEVALTTDEKSISIVLTAPKKWKKNPEESSISLEQIYSNLKYNVSIHNTKSNRTWSQCVTNRTLVFGWLEPDTLYCVLVESFVPGPPRLVQPSEKQCVSTLKDQTSTLKVKIIFCYVLPISVTVFIFSVMCYSMYRYTYVGKEKHPANLILIYGNEFDKRVFVPAEKVVINFITLNILEDSKTSHKDISVMEKSNDASDLNEPSKDQEPHQEEVEVKHLGYASHVVDIVYDPEKSTQGTSLSQQEPPSRTMPTDKTVIEYECDVRTSDISVGPGDQEFNLQEEVSLQGKLSEQQATLADLGPQTLPYSYTPQLRDLDHLPQGHVDTEEGPEAEPSTTLVDWDPRTGRLCIPSLSSFELDSERCKHPESEGLEEEGLLSRLYQDRAPDKTLEEHEAYLMQFMEEWGLYVQMED; translated from the exons ATGACAAGATTTTGGCAAAAAGGGAGCAG ATATGGGCAAAAGAAATGGCTGAATAAATCCGAATGCAGAAATATCAGTAGGACCTACTGTGATCTCTCTGCTGAAACTTCTGACTACGAACGTCAATATTATGCCAAAGCTAAGGCCATCTGGGGAACGAATTGTTCTAAATGGGCAGAAACTGGACGATTCTATCCTCTTTTAGAAA CACAAATTGGCCCACCAGAGGTTGCTTTGACTACTGATGAGAAATCCATATCTATTGTTCTGACGGCTCCAAAGAAGTGGAAGAAAAACCCAGAAGAAAGCTCTATTTCCCTGGAACAAATATACTCTAATCTGAAGTATAATGTGTCCATACATAATACTAAATCAAATAGAACG TGGTCCCAGTGTGTGACAAACCGAACGCTGGTATTCGGCTGGCTGGAGCCGGACACTCTGTACTGCGTCCTCGTGGAGTCCTTCGTCCCAGGCCCTCCTCGCCTTGTTCAGCCGTCTGAGAAGCAGTGTGTCAGTACTTTGAAAG ATCAAACATCAACACTGAAGGTTAAAATCATCTTCTGCTATGTTCTGCCCATATCTGttactgtgtttattttttctgtgatgTGCTACTCCATGTACAGATATACCTACGTCGGCAAAGAGAAACACCCAGCAAATCTG ATTTTGATTTATGGAAATGAATTTGACAAAAGAGTCTTTGTACCTGCTGAAAAAGTTGTGATTAACTTTATCACCCTCAATATTTTGGAGGATTCTAAAACTTCTCATAAGGATATAAGTGTAATGGAAAAAAGCAATGATGCCTCAGACCTGAATGAGCCCAGCAAGGACCAGGAGCCCCATCAGGAGGAAGTGGAGGTGAAACACCTGGGATATGCTTCCCATGTGGTGGACATTGTGTATGACCCTGAGAAAAGCACCCAAGGGACTTCCTTAAGCCAGCAAGAGCCACCCAGCAGGACAATGCCCACAGATAAAACAGTCATCGAATATGAATGTGATGTAAGAACTAGTGACATTTCTGTGGGGCCTGGAGACCAGGAGTTCAATTTGCAGGAGGAAGTGTCCCTACAAGGAAAGTTATCTGAGCAACAGGCAACTTTAGCAGACTTGGGTCCACAAACACTACCATATTCATATACCCCTCAGCTCAGAGACTTGGACCACCTGCCGCAGGGGCATGTGGACACAGAGGAGGGGCCAGAGGCAGAACCATCAACCACACTGGTCGATTGGGACCCTCGGACTGGCAGGCTGTGTATACCTTCATTATCCAGCTTTGAACTTGACTCAGAGAGATGTAAGCATCCTGAGTCTGAGGGACTCGAGGAGGAGGGCCTCTTATCTAGACTCTACCAGGATCGGGCTCCAGACAAGACACTGGAGGAACATGAAGCCTATCTCATGCAGTTTATGGAGGAATGGGGATTATATGTACAAATGGAAGACTAA